In the Paramormyrops kingsleyae isolate MSU_618 chromosome 6, PKINGS_0.4, whole genome shotgun sequence genome, one interval contains:
- the fam43b gene encoding protein FAM43B: MLPWRRSKFVLVEDEAKGKPKSLSAGLTYHSIISSLVRSCPDLLPDYAFERLGSVFRTKRQKVELNKDEPTYTVRYLGSTVTLNAKGEGCTEEAVAKIWSKSDYGGQSTKMKLTVGLQGIRLSHDKASKKLGNLFVLHRITYCAADSRRPKIFAWIYRHQIKNKAVVLRCHAVLVTKPEKARAMAVSLYQTSTAAFNEFKRFKRQNDFRHCQQQLLGGDMVPGMPLRRLLNGQCHYRPPLDSSPGIYRLGSITEEEEESDKEENERDMNKEDKERVQSSPSIISSQDRDLGKIVNRLDACSLGRIRCLARQISIRRLL, encoded by the coding sequence ATGCTGCCCTGGAGACGGAGCAAATTCGTACTGGTCGAGGACGAGGCCAAAGGCAAGCCTAAAAGCCTGAGTGCAGGGCTGACTTACCACTCCATCATCTCGTCCCTGGTCCGATCCTGCCCCGACCTGCTGCCCGACTACGCCTTCGAGCGCTTGGGGAGCGTCTTCCGCACCAAGAGGCAGAAAGTTGAGCTGAACAAGGACGAGCCCACTTACACGGTGCGCTACCTGGGCAGCACCGTCACCCTTAACGCTAAGGGGGAAGGCTGCACCGAGGAAGCGGTGGCCAAAATCTGGAGCAAAAGTGACTACGGCGGGCAGAGCACTAAGATGAAGTTGACCGTGGGGCTACAGGGCATCCGACTGAGTCACGACAAGGCATCCAAGAAGCTGGGCAACCTCTTCGTCCTCCACCGCATCACGTACTGTGCGGCCGATTCCCGACGACCCAAGATCTTCGCTTGGATCTACCGCCATCAGATCAAGAACAAGGCTGTGGTGCTTCGATGCCATGCGGTGCTAGTCACCAAGCCTGAGAAGGCCAGGGCCATGGCAGTCAGCCTCTACCAGACCTCCACTGCTGCCTTCAACGAGTTCAAACGGTTTAAACGCCAGAATGATTTCAGACACTGTCAGCAGCAGCTGTTAGGGGGCGACATGGTGCCAGGGATGCCCCTACGGAGGTTGCTCAATGGCCAGTGTCACTACCGGCCGCCCCTGGACAGCTCTCCTGGCATCTACCGACTGGGGTCCATCACCGAGGAGGAAGAAGAAAGTGACAAAGAGGAAAATGAGAGAGACATGAACAAGGAGGACAAGGAACGGGTCCAGTCAAGTCCCTCCATCATTTCTTCACAGGACAGGGACCTGGGAAAGATAGTCAACAGACTGGACGCATGCAGCCTCGGCAGAATCAGATGTCTGGCGAGGCAGATCAGTATCCGCAGACTCCTGTGA